The following proteins are encoded in a genomic region of Dioscorea cayenensis subsp. rotundata cultivar TDr96_F1 chromosome 8, TDr96_F1_v2_PseudoChromosome.rev07_lg8_w22 25.fasta, whole genome shotgun sequence:
- the LOC120267781 gene encoding purple acid phosphatase 18, whose translation MDLRVVALMAVVLLAFFSGIVAASRPGGELYIRPKPRKTLWLPWRPRHSSDPQQVHISLSGENHIRVSWMTYDGSSLPIVDYGIAPGVYSSSSSFGETTSYSYLLYDSGKIHHVVIGPLKPDTVYYYRCGGRGREFHFKTPPARFPITFAVVGDLGQTGWTATTLDHIGQSEYDVLLLPGDLSYADYMQHLWDSFGELVEPYASSRPWMVTEGNHEKESILLFKSGFQAYNARWRMPYEESGSPSNLFYSFELSGVHVVMLGSYTDYDVSSDQYAWLKADLAKVDRVKTPWLLVLLHAPWYNSNYAHQGEGNRMMAAMEQLLYAAGVDLVLAGHVHAYERSERVYNGVLNNCGAVHITVGDGGNREGLAERFCQPKPEWSVYREASFGHGELKIMNQTHALWTWHRNDDDETVKSDEVWINSLASSACFASRMPDLRKILMAP comes from the exons ATGGATCTCCGAGTGGTAGCCCTAATGGCGGTGGTGCTCCTTGCCTTCTTCTCCGGCATTGTAGCTGCTTCTCGCCCCGGCGGCGAACTCTACATCCGACCGAAGCCACGCAAAACCCTATGGCTTCCATGGCGTCCTCGCCACTCCTCCGATCCTCAACAA GTTCATATCTCTTTATCAGGTGAGAATCATATCAGAGTTTCATGGATGACCTATGATGGATCATCGCTACCAATTGTCGACTATGGTATCGCGCCGGGGGTGTACTCCTCATCGTCGTCTTTCGGGGAGACCACCTCTTACTCCTACTTGCTCTACGATTCCGGGAAGATCCACCATGTCGTCATTGGTCCTTTGAAGCCGGACACCGTTTACTACTACCGGTGCGGCGGGAGGGGCCGTGAGTTCCATTTCAAGACTCCGCCAGCTAGGTTTCCGATAACCTTTGCCGTTGTCGGCGATCTTGGGCAGACTGGATGGACAGCGACGACGCTGGATCACATTGGGCAGAGTGAGTATGATGTTCTTTTGCTTCCTGGGGATCTCTCGTATGCAGACTATATGCAGCACTTGTGGGATTCTTTCGGTGAGCTTGTGGAGCCGTATGCGAGCTCGAGGCCATGGATGGTGACAGAGGGGAACCATGAGAAGGAGAGTATACTCCTCTTCAAATCAGGGTTTCAGGCTTACAATGCGAGGTGGAGGATGCCTTATGAGGAGAGTGGATCGCCTTCCAATCTTTTCTACTCGTTTGAGCTTTCTGGAGTTCATGTTGTTATGCTTGGATCTTATACGGATTATGATGTCTCCTCTGATCAGTATGCTTGGCTCAAG GCTGATCTCGCTAAAGTAGATAGGGTGAAGACCCCATGGTTATTGGTTCTATTGCATGCGCCATGGTATAACAGCAACTATGCTCATCAAGGTGAAGGCAATAGAATGATGGCTGCAATGGAACAATTGTTGTACGCTGCTGGCGTTGATCTTGTGCTTGCTGGTCACGTGCATGCATATGAACGCTCG GAACGTGTTTACAATGGTGTCTTAAATAATTGTGGTGCTGTGCACATTACAGTTGGTGATGGTGGTAACAGAGAAGGTTTAGCTGAAAG ATTCTGTCAACCAAAACCAGAATGGTCAGTCTACCGGGAAGCAAGTTTTGGTCATGGTGAGTTGAAGATCATGAATCAAACACATGCACTCTGGACCTGGCATAGGAATGACGATGATGAAACTGTGAAATCAGATGAGGTGTGGATCAACTCACTGGCCAGCTCTGCTTGCTTTGCCAGTAGAATGCCTGATCTCCGAAAGATCTTGATGGCTCCTTGA
- the LOC120267075 gene encoding uncharacterized protein LOC120267075 isoform X1 → MTPKKCMPKCDLMTENYVSSDFNQEIVSSVKLVDSHQEKESKSDGHSKGRDSTECSDIKAGSQPASKCSIRNSIPGKQTAVHETDNKVPTESAAQGQSDNDSWAVALAQYDEQVRNKSVLDAWHRHSTAVSAKPCWSTSQRLSHDSQYGPKSQDDEYRSRRGLTRDLSDFSGSQDDSKISNWEKATGLQTARRSSSTNIESNRWDSWVVACDQTDKCDTMNTKKHTPSRCLMDEKHALPASQEIVSSVKRGDPYQEKEPKSDYHSKCTKRARCSVIKTGHQPVSKCSIQDGIHGNRTAMHKTDNKEHTNDLSGAHHRNDNDGWPAAHDQSNKDSWAAALDQQDEQARNSSVLDGWQRHSPAISMKHDQGMSNRGYHHGPSHGSQFENETCDERYQSRGKLAAHLSDSAGSKDGSNSKSSNWDKATGLQSASRSFSSNKVTNGWDPWVAAHDQTNRWDRKNSMNQNPTFVVMNEKHAPAVSQEILSLEKHDESYHEKAPKSDQSSKFAETDNKEKTDNWSAALEQHDAWVSNTSHGGWNRHSTVSTKYSRSTTDRSRSHSPSHGSRYGSETRDDRSRKGFSTCIRDVSGSKDCSESSNWEKAIGSQTVNRRFSPKKESNTWDPWVAACNQTNRKRKSMSSGCELWGEHSCDIKPRHGSSQSGSRRWNISNTIKHGPRSADNSGQTRAGEFPIACTGISCNKDDSRGSNLNNVSGDLIANRVGMSKTSTGRWGAAPDRANKSMPPDLHTWRRRGRSISPQVGWNKLERSPTPLSVTKSGSESWNRRDRTGAGSSARGYSDREDGAWRKSDNDMREIRGNRPERRRHLSHHSRERFTYSIGRSDRSRDGHCHWDVPHHGSRARFTYSIEQRDHSRDRHCNWDVSHSDSDWEWHESHLNNKPTSSSHGFDRERHHGGALTSYDLRDVHEDAPSHGPLSMREEFGQRSHERRNVDSTLKQRLGPRQVGGAPCKYFAEAQCYYGEKCKFSHQLELGYPKDRRHDDVYACQKDTRSTSSLNRQKRGDGTSTIDLPNSACWMDVDNDARFRAPLSTDGYLLRKTEHAQSHILKPERSERDIQQSMDPNNGLSQQHVHSVVPNWFHEHSSPWHPLNTNGFPSDARSHQILKNGDAYSLPGDSAQPYSVPSVSQAVETSEWIACVPSSSTTSAMVSKQPSQLYTGSTWIDSTATPPVPPGFSPVDQGVQEQHHNMDNLKDYGTHTEALNPYLQTNEWTKDENVMMMLKFELVDLVKELLRPAWKNGNLSRETHKTIVKKVVDKVISSINGPDIPQTKEMADIYLLESKSNISKLVQGYIEKYMNS, encoded by the exons ATGACGCCAAAAAAATGCATGCCTAAATGTGACTTGATGACTGAAAATTATGTTTCTTCTGATTTTAATCAAGAAATTGTGTCATCTGTCAAGCTAGTTGACTCTCATCAGGAAAAGGAATCAAAATCAGATGGCCATTCAAAAGGTCGAGATAGTACAGAATGTTCTGACATCAAAGCAGGAAGCCAGCCTGCTTCCAAGTGTTCTATTAGAAACAGTATCCCTGGAAAACAAACTGCAGTACATGAGACTGATAACAAAGTACCAACTGAGTCTGCTGCACAAGGTCAGAGTGATAATGATAGTTGGGCAGTAGCACTTGCTCAGTATGATGAACAGGTAAGGAACAAATCTGTTCTTGATGCATGGCACCGTCATAGCACCGCTGTATCTGCAAAACCTTGCTGGAGCACATCACAAAG ACTGTCCCATGACTCACAATATGGACCTAAGAGTCAGGATGACGAATATCGATCAAGAAGAGGATTGACCAGAGATTTAAGTGATTTTTCTGGCAGCCAAGATGACTCTAAGATTTCAAATTGGGAGAAAGCAACTGGGCTGCAAACTGCAAGAAGAAGTTCTAGCACTAACATAGAGAGTAATCGATGGGACTCATGGGTTGTGGCATGTGATCAAACAGATAAATGTGATACAATGAATACAAAGAAACATACTCCTAGTCGTTGCTTAATGGATGAAAAACATGCTCTTCCTGCCAGTCAAGAAATTGTATCATCTGTTAAGCGAGGTGACCCTTATCAGGAGAAGGAACCAAAATCAGATTATCATTCAAAATGTACCAAACGTGCTAGATGTTCTGTTATCAAAACAGGACATCAACCTGTCTCTAAGTGCTCCATTCAGGATGGTATCCATGGAAACCGAACTGCAATGCACAAGACTGACAACAAAGAGCACACTAATGATTTGTCTGGCGCACATCATCGGAATGATAATGATGGCTGGCCTGCAGCACATGATCAGAGTAACAAAGATAGTTGGGCTGCAGCGCTTGATCAACAGGATGAACAGGCAAGGAACTCCTCTGTCCTTGATGGATGGCAGCGCCATAGCCCCGCCATATCCATGAAACATGATCAGGGCATGTCAAACAG GGGTTATCATCATGGCCCTTCCCATGGTTCACAATTTGAAAATGAGACATGTGATGAAAGATATCAATCAAGAGGAAAATTGGCCGCACATTTAAGTGATTCTGCTGGCAGCAAAGATGGCTCCAACTCCAAGAGTTCAAATTGGGACAAAGCAACTGGACTTCAATCTGCAAGCAGAAGTTTTAGTTCCAACAAAGTAACTAATGGGTGGGACCCATGGGTTGCAGCACATGATCAAACAAACCGATGGGATAGAAAGAACTCAATGAACCAGAATCCTACATTTGTCGTGAtgaatgaaaaacatgctcCTGCTGTCAGTCAAGAAATCTTATCATTGGAAAAACACGATGAGTCTTATCATGAGAAGGCACCCAAATCAGACCAATCCTCAAAATTTGCAGAGACtgataacaaagaaaaaactgATAATTGGTCTGCGGCACTTGAGCAGCATGATGCATGGGTAAGCAACACCTCTCATGGTGGATGGAACCGTCATTCTACTGTATCCACAAAGTATAGTCGGAGCACAACAGACAG GAGTCGCAGCCATAGCCCTTCACATGGTTCGAGATATGGATCTGAGACACGGGATGACAGATCAAGAAAAGGATTTTCCACATGTATACGAGATGTTTCTGGTAGCAAAGATTGTTCAGAAAGTTCAAATTGGGAGAAAGCAATTGGCTCACAAACTGTAAATAGACGTTTTAGCCCCAAAAAAGAGAGTAATACGTGGGACCCTTGGGTTGCAGCGTGCAATCAGACTAACAGAAAGCGTAAGAGCATGTCTTCTGGCTGTGAACTGTGGGGGGAACACAGTTGTGATATTAAACCGAGACATGGTTCAAGTCAGTCAGGAAG CAGGAGGTGGAACATCTCAAATACCATCAAGCATGGTCCTCGGAGTGCAGATAATAGTGGTCAAACTAGGGCTGGAGAATTTCCTATTGCATGTACGGGTATTTCTTGTAACAAGGATGATTCCAGGGGTTCGAATTTGAACAATGTGTCTGGTGATTTGATTGCAAATAGAGTTGGTATGTCCAAGACAAGCACAGGAAGGTGGGGTGCAGCACCTGATCGAGCTAATAAGAGCATGCCTCCTGATCTTCATACATGGAGGAGGCGAGGTCGTAGTATATCCCCGCAAGTAGGTTGGAACAAGCTTGAGAG GAGTCCTACTCCTTTGTCTGTCACGAAGTCTGGATCTGAGAGCTGGAATAGAAGAGATAGAACAGGAGCAGGAAGCTCAGCTAGAGGTTATAGTGACCGTGAAGATGGTGCTTGGAGAAAATCTGACAATGATATGAGAGAGATTAGGGGAAATAGACCTGAAAGGAGAAGGCATTTGAGTCATCACAGCAGGGAGAGATTTACCTATTCAATAGGGCGAAGTGATCGCTCAAGAGATGGACATTGTCATTGGGATGTGCCTCACCATGGCAGCAGGGCGAGATTTACCTATTCAATAGAGCAAAGAGATCACTCAAGAGATAGACATTGTAATTGGGATGTGTCTCACTCTGATAGTGATTGGGAATGGCATGAATCCCACTTGAATAACAAACCGACTAGTTCCAGTCATGGTTTTGATAGGGAGAGACACCATGGAGGAGCCTTAACAAGTTATGATTTAAGAGATGTCCATGAGGATGCTCCTTCCCATGGTCCACTATCTATGAGAGAGGAATTTGGACAAAGAAGTCATGAAAGAAGAAATGTAGATTCAACTTTAAAACAGAGGCTTGGACCTCGCCAAGTTGGTGGTGCACCCTGCAAGTATTTTGCTGAAGCCCAATGCTACTATGGAGAAAAATGCAAGTTCTCCCACCAGCTAGAACTTGGCTATCCCAAAGATAGGCGACATGATGATGTGTATGCTTGTCAAAAGGATACTAGAAGTACTTCATCCTTGAATAGGCAAAAGCGAGGTGATGGAACATCTACCATTGATTTGCCTAATTCTGCTTGTTGGATGGATGTTGACAATGATGCAAGATTCAGAGCTCCTCTCTCCACTGATGGTTATTTGTTAAGAAAAACTGAACATGCACAATCACATATTTTGAAGCCAGAACGCTCTGAAAGAGATATTCAGCAGAGTATGGATCCTAACAATGGACTGAGCCAACAACATGTCCACTCAGTTGTTCCAAATTGGTTTCATGAACACTCATCTCCTTGGCATCCGTTGAACACAAATGGTTTTCCTTCAGATGCCCGGAGTCATCAAATACTGAAAAATGGGGATGCCTATAGTTTACCAGGAGACTCTGCTCAACCATATTCTGTTCCATCTGTTAGTCAAGCAGTAGAAACCAGTGAATGGATTGCTTGTGTCCCTAGCAGCTCAACAACGTCAGCTATGGTAAGCAAGCAACCTTCACAACTGTATACTGGATCAACTTGGATCGACAGTACTGCAACACCTCCAGTACCTCCTGGATTTTCTCCTGTTGATCAAGGTGTTCAAGAACAGCATCATAATATGGACAACTTGAAAGATTACGGTACTCATACAGAAGCTCTGAATCCATATTTGCAGACTAATGAATGGACCAAGGATGAGAATGTGATGATGATGTTAAAGTTTGAACTTGTGGATTTAGTGAAAGAATTGTTAAGGCCGGCATGGAAGAATGGTAACTTGAGCAGAGAAACTCACAAGACCATAGTTAAGAAGGTTGTTGATAAGGTAATCAGTTCTATTAATGGACCTGACATTCCTCAGACAAAGGAGATGGCTGATATTTACTTATTAGAATCCAAATCGAATATCAGCAAACTTGTACAG GGATACATAGAAAAGTATATGAACAGCTGA
- the LOC120267075 gene encoding uncharacterized protein LOC120267075 isoform X2: MTPKKCMPKCDLMTENYVSSDFNQEIVSSVKLVDSHQEKESKSDGHSKGRDSTECSDIKAGSQPASKCSIRNSIPGKQTAVHETDNKVPTESAAQGQSDNDSWAVALAQYDEQVRNKSVLDAWHRHSTAVSAKPCWSTSQRLSHDSQYGPKSQDDEYRSRRGLTRDLSDFSGSQDDSKISNWEKATGLQTARRSSSTNIESNRWDSWVVACDQTDKCDTMNTKKHTPSRCLMDEKHALPASQEIVSSVKRGDPYQEKEPKSDYHSKCTKRARCSVIKTGHQPVSKCSIQDGIHGNRTAMHKTDNKEHTNDLSGAHHRNDNDGWPAAHDQSNKDSWAAALDQQDEQARNSSVLDGWQRHSPAISMKHDQGMSNRGYHHGPSHGSQFENETCDERYQSRGKLAAHLSDSAGSKDGSNSKSSNWDKATGLQSASRSFSSNKVTNGWDPWVAAHDQTNRWDRKNSMNQNPTFVVMNEKHAPAVSQEILSLEKHDESYHEKAPKSDQSSKFAETDNKEKTDNWSAALEQHDAWVSNTSHGGWNRHSTVSTKYSRSTTDRSRSHSPSHGSRYGSETRDDRSRKGFSTCIRDVSGSKDCSESSNWEKAIGSQTVNRRFSPKKESNTWDPWVAACNQTNRKRKSMSSGCELWGEHSCDIKPRHGSSQSGRRWNISNTIKHGPRSADNSGQTRAGEFPIACTGISCNKDDSRGSNLNNVSGDLIANRVGMSKTSTGRWGAAPDRANKSMPPDLHTWRRRGRSISPQVGWNKLERSPTPLSVTKSGSESWNRRDRTGAGSSARGYSDREDGAWRKSDNDMREIRGNRPERRRHLSHHSRERFTYSIGRSDRSRDGHCHWDVPHHGSRARFTYSIEQRDHSRDRHCNWDVSHSDSDWEWHESHLNNKPTSSSHGFDRERHHGGALTSYDLRDVHEDAPSHGPLSMREEFGQRSHERRNVDSTLKQRLGPRQVGGAPCKYFAEAQCYYGEKCKFSHQLELGYPKDRRHDDVYACQKDTRSTSSLNRQKRGDGTSTIDLPNSACWMDVDNDARFRAPLSTDGYLLRKTEHAQSHILKPERSERDIQQSMDPNNGLSQQHVHSVVPNWFHEHSSPWHPLNTNGFPSDARSHQILKNGDAYSLPGDSAQPYSVPSVSQAVETSEWIACVPSSSTTSAMVSKQPSQLYTGSTWIDSTATPPVPPGFSPVDQGVQEQHHNMDNLKDYGTHTEALNPYLQTNEWTKDENVMMMLKFELVDLVKELLRPAWKNGNLSRETHKTIVKKVVDKVISSINGPDIPQTKEMADIYLLESKSNISKLVQGYIEKYMNS, encoded by the exons ATGACGCCAAAAAAATGCATGCCTAAATGTGACTTGATGACTGAAAATTATGTTTCTTCTGATTTTAATCAAGAAATTGTGTCATCTGTCAAGCTAGTTGACTCTCATCAGGAAAAGGAATCAAAATCAGATGGCCATTCAAAAGGTCGAGATAGTACAGAATGTTCTGACATCAAAGCAGGAAGCCAGCCTGCTTCCAAGTGTTCTATTAGAAACAGTATCCCTGGAAAACAAACTGCAGTACATGAGACTGATAACAAAGTACCAACTGAGTCTGCTGCACAAGGTCAGAGTGATAATGATAGTTGGGCAGTAGCACTTGCTCAGTATGATGAACAGGTAAGGAACAAATCTGTTCTTGATGCATGGCACCGTCATAGCACCGCTGTATCTGCAAAACCTTGCTGGAGCACATCACAAAG ACTGTCCCATGACTCACAATATGGACCTAAGAGTCAGGATGACGAATATCGATCAAGAAGAGGATTGACCAGAGATTTAAGTGATTTTTCTGGCAGCCAAGATGACTCTAAGATTTCAAATTGGGAGAAAGCAACTGGGCTGCAAACTGCAAGAAGAAGTTCTAGCACTAACATAGAGAGTAATCGATGGGACTCATGGGTTGTGGCATGTGATCAAACAGATAAATGTGATACAATGAATACAAAGAAACATACTCCTAGTCGTTGCTTAATGGATGAAAAACATGCTCTTCCTGCCAGTCAAGAAATTGTATCATCTGTTAAGCGAGGTGACCCTTATCAGGAGAAGGAACCAAAATCAGATTATCATTCAAAATGTACCAAACGTGCTAGATGTTCTGTTATCAAAACAGGACATCAACCTGTCTCTAAGTGCTCCATTCAGGATGGTATCCATGGAAACCGAACTGCAATGCACAAGACTGACAACAAAGAGCACACTAATGATTTGTCTGGCGCACATCATCGGAATGATAATGATGGCTGGCCTGCAGCACATGATCAGAGTAACAAAGATAGTTGGGCTGCAGCGCTTGATCAACAGGATGAACAGGCAAGGAACTCCTCTGTCCTTGATGGATGGCAGCGCCATAGCCCCGCCATATCCATGAAACATGATCAGGGCATGTCAAACAG GGGTTATCATCATGGCCCTTCCCATGGTTCACAATTTGAAAATGAGACATGTGATGAAAGATATCAATCAAGAGGAAAATTGGCCGCACATTTAAGTGATTCTGCTGGCAGCAAAGATGGCTCCAACTCCAAGAGTTCAAATTGGGACAAAGCAACTGGACTTCAATCTGCAAGCAGAAGTTTTAGTTCCAACAAAGTAACTAATGGGTGGGACCCATGGGTTGCAGCACATGATCAAACAAACCGATGGGATAGAAAGAACTCAATGAACCAGAATCCTACATTTGTCGTGAtgaatgaaaaacatgctcCTGCTGTCAGTCAAGAAATCTTATCATTGGAAAAACACGATGAGTCTTATCATGAGAAGGCACCCAAATCAGACCAATCCTCAAAATTTGCAGAGACtgataacaaagaaaaaactgATAATTGGTCTGCGGCACTTGAGCAGCATGATGCATGGGTAAGCAACACCTCTCATGGTGGATGGAACCGTCATTCTACTGTATCCACAAAGTATAGTCGGAGCACAACAGACAG GAGTCGCAGCCATAGCCCTTCACATGGTTCGAGATATGGATCTGAGACACGGGATGACAGATCAAGAAAAGGATTTTCCACATGTATACGAGATGTTTCTGGTAGCAAAGATTGTTCAGAAAGTTCAAATTGGGAGAAAGCAATTGGCTCACAAACTGTAAATAGACGTTTTAGCCCCAAAAAAGAGAGTAATACGTGGGACCCTTGGGTTGCAGCGTGCAATCAGACTAACAGAAAGCGTAAGAGCATGTCTTCTGGCTGTGAACTGTGGGGGGAACACAGTTGTGATATTAAACCGAGACATGGTTCAAGTCAGTCAGGAAG GAGGTGGAACATCTCAAATACCATCAAGCATGGTCCTCGGAGTGCAGATAATAGTGGTCAAACTAGGGCTGGAGAATTTCCTATTGCATGTACGGGTATTTCTTGTAACAAGGATGATTCCAGGGGTTCGAATTTGAACAATGTGTCTGGTGATTTGATTGCAAATAGAGTTGGTATGTCCAAGACAAGCACAGGAAGGTGGGGTGCAGCACCTGATCGAGCTAATAAGAGCATGCCTCCTGATCTTCATACATGGAGGAGGCGAGGTCGTAGTATATCCCCGCAAGTAGGTTGGAACAAGCTTGAGAG GAGTCCTACTCCTTTGTCTGTCACGAAGTCTGGATCTGAGAGCTGGAATAGAAGAGATAGAACAGGAGCAGGAAGCTCAGCTAGAGGTTATAGTGACCGTGAAGATGGTGCTTGGAGAAAATCTGACAATGATATGAGAGAGATTAGGGGAAATAGACCTGAAAGGAGAAGGCATTTGAGTCATCACAGCAGGGAGAGATTTACCTATTCAATAGGGCGAAGTGATCGCTCAAGAGATGGACATTGTCATTGGGATGTGCCTCACCATGGCAGCAGGGCGAGATTTACCTATTCAATAGAGCAAAGAGATCACTCAAGAGATAGACATTGTAATTGGGATGTGTCTCACTCTGATAGTGATTGGGAATGGCATGAATCCCACTTGAATAACAAACCGACTAGTTCCAGTCATGGTTTTGATAGGGAGAGACACCATGGAGGAGCCTTAACAAGTTATGATTTAAGAGATGTCCATGAGGATGCTCCTTCCCATGGTCCACTATCTATGAGAGAGGAATTTGGACAAAGAAGTCATGAAAGAAGAAATGTAGATTCAACTTTAAAACAGAGGCTTGGACCTCGCCAAGTTGGTGGTGCACCCTGCAAGTATTTTGCTGAAGCCCAATGCTACTATGGAGAAAAATGCAAGTTCTCCCACCAGCTAGAACTTGGCTATCCCAAAGATAGGCGACATGATGATGTGTATGCTTGTCAAAAGGATACTAGAAGTACTTCATCCTTGAATAGGCAAAAGCGAGGTGATGGAACATCTACCATTGATTTGCCTAATTCTGCTTGTTGGATGGATGTTGACAATGATGCAAGATTCAGAGCTCCTCTCTCCACTGATGGTTATTTGTTAAGAAAAACTGAACATGCACAATCACATATTTTGAAGCCAGAACGCTCTGAAAGAGATATTCAGCAGAGTATGGATCCTAACAATGGACTGAGCCAACAACATGTCCACTCAGTTGTTCCAAATTGGTTTCATGAACACTCATCTCCTTGGCATCCGTTGAACACAAATGGTTTTCCTTCAGATGCCCGGAGTCATCAAATACTGAAAAATGGGGATGCCTATAGTTTACCAGGAGACTCTGCTCAACCATATTCTGTTCCATCTGTTAGTCAAGCAGTAGAAACCAGTGAATGGATTGCTTGTGTCCCTAGCAGCTCAACAACGTCAGCTATGGTAAGCAAGCAACCTTCACAACTGTATACTGGATCAACTTGGATCGACAGTACTGCAACACCTCCAGTACCTCCTGGATTTTCTCCTGTTGATCAAGGTGTTCAAGAACAGCATCATAATATGGACAACTTGAAAGATTACGGTACTCATACAGAAGCTCTGAATCCATATTTGCAGACTAATGAATGGACCAAGGATGAGAATGTGATGATGATGTTAAAGTTTGAACTTGTGGATTTAGTGAAAGAATTGTTAAGGCCGGCATGGAAGAATGGTAACTTGAGCAGAGAAACTCACAAGACCATAGTTAAGAAGGTTGTTGATAAGGTAATCAGTTCTATTAATGGACCTGACATTCCTCAGACAAAGGAGATGGCTGATATTTACTTATTAGAATCCAAATCGAATATCAGCAAACTTGTACAG GGATACATAGAAAAGTATATGAACAGCTGA